The following are from one region of the Nerophis ophidion isolate RoL-2023_Sa linkage group LG20, RoL_Noph_v1.0, whole genome shotgun sequence genome:
- the LOC133538721 gene encoding sialic acid synthase-like produces the protein MPLKFELCPGRTIGGNHPCFIIAEIGQNHQGDIEIAKKMIKMAKDCGADCAKFQKSELQYKFNKHALERPYTSKHSWGATYGEHKRFLEFSREQFRELQKYAKEVGIFFTASGQDEMTVEFLDELNVPFFKVASLDVSNFPYLEMMAKKGRPMVVSSGMQSMETMRRVYKTVKEHNQNFVILQCTSAYPLDPENVNLKVIKEYQTEFPDIPIGYSGHESGISISLAAVALGAKVIERHVTLDKTWKGNDHVASLEPAELAELVRSVRVVEKALGSGVKRMLPCEKTCYDKLGKTVVAKVKIPKGTVLTLDMLAVKVAEPMGVAAEDIFQLIGRVVTEDVGEDESVTPEVVDSYGKKAKC, from the exons ATGCCTTTAAAGTTTGAACTGTGTCCCGGGAGGACGATTGGAGGCAACCATCCGTGTTTTATTATCGCCGAAATCGGACAAAACCACCAGGGAGACATCGAGATTGCcaagaaaatgatcaaaatggcGAAG GACTGCGGTGCTGATTGTGCCAAATTCCAGAAAAGTGAACTGCAGTACAAATTTAACAAACATGCCTTAGAACGCCCCTACACGTCCAAACACTCCTGGGGGGCCACTTATGGAGAGCACAAGCGCTTCCTGGAGTTCAGCCGTGAGCAGTTCAGGGAGTTGCAGAAATATGCCAAGGAAGTTGGAATCTTCTTCACCGCCTCAGGACAGGATGAG ATGACAGTAGAGTTTCTCGATGAGCTTAATGTGCCTTTCTTCAAAGTGGCCTCGTTAGACGTCAGCAACTTCCCCTATTTGGAGATGATGGCCAAGAAAG GACGTCCCATGGTGGTTTCCAGTGGGATGCAGTCCATGGAGACGATGCGTCGGGTGTACAAGACGGTGAAAGAGCACAACCAGAACTTTGTCATTCTGCAGTGTACCAGCGCCTACCCTCTTGATCCTGAGAACGTCAACCTCAAAGTGATAAAA GAATACCAGACGGAATTCCCAGATATTCCAATTGGATATTCTGGCCACGAGTCTGGAATCAGTATTTCACTGGCTGCTGTTGCTTTGGGGGCAAAAGTCATCGAGCGCCACGTGACACTGGACAAGACGTGGAAGGGAAATGACCACGTGGCGTCGCTGGAGCCCGCTGAGCTGGCCGAGCTGGTTCGCTCTGTCCGAGTGGTGGAGAAGGCACTGGGTAGTGGCGTCAAGAGGATGCTTCCTTGTGAGAAAACATGCTATGACAAG tTGGGGAAGACTGTGGTGGCCAAGGTGAAGATCCCCAAAGGAACTGTCCTCACCCTGGACATGTTGGCGGTGAAGGTGGCCGAGCCCATGGGTGTAGCTGCTGAGGACATCTTCCAGCTGATTGGCAGGGTTGTCACTGAAGACGTGGGAGAAGATGAGAGTGTCACACCAGAGGTGGTGGACAGCTATGGGAAGAAGGCCAAATGCTGA